Proteins found in one Brachypodium distachyon strain Bd21 chromosome 5, Brachypodium_distachyon_v3.0, whole genome shotgun sequence genomic segment:
- the LOC100835495 gene encoding acyl transferase 15, producing the protein MSLSVSKSPPVMVRPSTLTEPAKKATTQVQLSSWDRSYVGFQVTAVLIFDGPAQQRPIEAIKKGLSKALVPYSPIAGRLAPAAGAGDEDDLPLQIECTGEGVPFVAASAECALADQEWLHGGVPVPGSALYDLASYYPAPEPARTEPLLVMQVTEFSCGGFSVGVTWNHALADGDGMAQFLQAVGELTRGAIQTPSVAPVRDGGEVPLPALSPAVVAGKQWLMLDRGGGAMDDDDMVYLDVTIPNRLIDRIKSDYKNHDPSSYCTTFEAAIAVLWQCRTRAIGTGSMAMAPLAFFVNVRKGVGAAAGYYGNCAVAQVAMATGAEVAGGDICDVVRLIKRAKESVPELLRREGGGAVEGMAEMGEEETAALFGYNAFMVTSWRNIGFDRADFGAGAPARVVGRWQQSTVPGCMAFLACRAAGAGEDGGEKMLTQCVRAEHAAAFLAEIDKLASYAASAPVAVATASA; encoded by the coding sequence ATGAGCCTTTCGGTAAGCAAGTCCCCGCCGGTGATGGTCCGCCCGTCGACGCTGACGGAgccggcgaagaaggcgacgACCCAAGTGCAGCTGTCGTCGTGGGACAGGAGCTACGTGGGCTTCCAGGTGACGGCCGTGCTCATCTTCGACGGCCCAGCCCAGCAGCGGCCCATCGAGGCCATCAAGAAGGGCCTCTCCAAGGCGCTCGTCCCCTACTCCCCCAtcgccggccgcctcgcccccgccgccggagccggagacgaagacgatCTCCCGCTCCAGATCGAGTGCACGGGCGAGGGCGTCCCCTTCGTGGCTGCGTCCGCGGAGTGCGCCCTGGCGGACCAGGAATGGCTGCACGGCGGCGTGCCTGTCCCGGGGAGCGCGCTCTACGACCTCGCCTCCTACTacccggcgccggagccggcgcgCACGGAGCCCTTGCTTGTGATGCAAGTCACGGAGTTCTCCTGCGGGGGGTTCTCCGTGGGCGTGACGTGGAACCACGCCCtggccgacggcgacggcatgGCGCAGTTCCTGCAGGCCGTCGGCGAGCTCACCCGCGGCGCTATCCAGACGCCGTCCGTGGCGCCGGtgcgggacggcggcgaggtccCTCTGCCTGCGCTCTCGCCGGCGGTGGTCGCCGGGAAGCAGTGGCTGATGCtggaccgcggcggcggcgccatggacgacgacgacatggTCTACCTCGACGTCACCATCCCCAATCGCCTCATCGACCGCATCAAGTCAGACTACAAGAATCACGACCCTTCGTCCTACTGCACGACCTTCGAGGCCGCCATCGCCGTGCTCTGGCAGTGCCGCACGCGCGCGATCGGCACGGgctccatggccatggcgccgcTGGCCTTCTTCGTGAACGTGCGCAAGGGcgtgggcgcggcggcggggtacTACGGAAACTGCGCCGTGGCGCAGGTTGCCATGGCGACGGGCGCcgaggtggccggcggcgacatcTGCGACGTGGTGAGGCTGATCAAGCGCGCCAAGGAATCGGTTCCCGAGCTGCTGCGGCGGGAGGGCGGCGGGGCCGTGGAAGGGATGGCGGAGAtgggcgaggaggagacggcggcgctcTTCGGGTACAACGCATTCATGGTCACCAGCTGGCGGAACATCGGCTTCGACCGCGCCGActtcggcgccggcgctcccgCCAGGGTCGTCGGCCGGTGGCAGCAGTCCACTGTGCCCGGGTGCATGGCCTTCCTCGCCTGCAgggctgccggcgccggagaagacggAGGGGAGAAGATGCTCACGCAGTGCGTCAGGGCAGAGCACGCGGCCGCGTTCCTCGCCGAGATCGACAAGCTCGCCTCCTATGCTGCCTCTGCACCCGTAGCCGTAGCAACTGCATCTGCATGA
- the LOC104585484 gene encoding acyl transferase 15, with translation MLATMGEVAPLAVVSKSSPVVVVGANDDHYRQSTIDLSSFDRCFAPFPVTLLLVFDRPIKDPVESIKKAVSQALGVGHYHPMAGRLTADGCGIACTGEGVSFVGASASCVLDDYFSLKAASMADLAVGYPADLCRPVVDPLVLMQVTEFSCGGFVVGVTWNHVMADGAGMAQFLRAVGEFARGVSSPPSVVPVRSSSLLPCLPPSTVAARRAMMGVSASKEMASLDITIPWSLIARVRAEWKHGHGDEEQPCTVFEAVTALLWRSRTRAITTCAEDGYDDDELPAPVAFLSNVRRQAIN, from the coding sequence ATGTTGGCAACAATGGGAGAGGTAGCACCACTAGCAGTAGTGAGCAAGTCCTCGCCGGTTGTGGTCGTCGGAGCCAACGACGACCACTACCGGCAGTCCACCATCGATCTGTCCTCTTTCGACAGGTGTTTCGCTCCTTTCCCGGTGACGTtgctcctcgtcttcgaccgccCAATCAAGGACCCCGTGGAGAGCATCAAGAAGGCCGTGTCGCAGGCGCTGGGCGTGGGCCACTACCACCCCATGGCCGGCCGCCTCACCGCCGACGGCTGCGGCATCGCGTGCACCGGCGAGGGCGTGTCCTTCGTGGGCGCCTCGGCCAGCTGCGTCCTGGACGACTACTTCTCGCTCAAGGCGGCATCCATGGCCGACCTGGCCGTGGGCTACCCTGCTGACCTGTGCCGCCCTGTGGTGGACCCGTTGGTGCTGATGCAGGTGACGGAGTTCTCCTGCGGCGGGTTCGTGGTCGGGGTGACGTGGAACCACGTCATGGCCGACGGCGCCGGCATGGCCCAGTTCCTGCGGGCCGTCGGCGAGTTCGCCCGCGGGGTGTCATCGCCACCGTCCGTCGTCCCCGTGAGATCGTCGTCGCTCCTCCCGTGCCTCCCGCCGTCGACGGTCGCTGCACGGAGGGCCATGATGGGCGTAAGTGCCAGCAAGGAAATGGCCAGCCTCGACATCACCATCCCCTGGAGCCTGATCGCCCGCGTCAGAGCCGAGTGGAAGCACGGCCATGGCGATGAGGAGCAGCCCTGCACGGTGTTCGAGGCCGTCACGGCGCTGCTCTGGCGGAGCCGCACCCGGGCAATCACGACGTGCGCCGAGGACGGGTACGACGACGACGAATtaccggcgccggtggcgttCCTGAGCAACGTGCGGCGGCAAGCGATCAATTGA
- the LOC104585485 gene encoding acyl transferase 15-like, with protein MADFRPVFVGAEDGSYGNCLAVQAVQATSGAVASSGIGDLVKLIKQAKKRIPADLFKDGAGDHELQPAVSSAGVTRWYKTLVVTSWRNLGLEAAEMGGGRPARVMWQAEQTVAPGCVVCPPGKGKGNGVNVMALCVRPEHAGAFLAALQAS; from the exons ATGGCTGATTTCAGACCA GTTTTCGTGGGCGCGGAGGACGGCTCCTACGGCAACTGCCTGGCCGTGCAGGCGGTCCAGGCCACGAGCGGCGCCGTGGCGAGCAGCGGCATCGGAGACCTGGTGAAGCTCATCAAGCAAGCCAAGAAGAGGATACCGGCGGACCTGTTCAAGGACGGCGCCGGAGATCATGAGCTGCAGCCGGCCGTTTCGAGCGCAGGTGTTACCAGGTGGTACAAGACGCTGGTGGTGACGAGCTGGAGGAACCTGGGactggaggcggcggagatgggcggcgggaggccggcAAGGGTGATGTGGCAGGCGGAGCAGACCGTGGCGCCGGGCTGCGTCGTGTGCCCGCCCGGCAAGGGGAAGGGCAACGGCGTCAACGTCATGGCGCTCTGCGTCAGGCCGGAGCATGCCGGTGCTTTCCTCGCCGCCCTCCAAGCTTCTTAA